The Parus major isolate Abel chromosome Z, Parus_major1.1, whole genome shotgun sequence genome has a window encoding:
- the ZNF462 gene encoding zinc finger protein 462 isoform X4, which yields MEVLQCDGCDFRAPSYEDLKAHIQDVHTAFLQPTDVSEESPNQPRSGSINASNQTEVEFSSVKDEFAIADDIAVQEPCKELPAEVVERSILESMVKPLTKSRGNFCCEWCSYQTPRRERWCDHMMKKHRSMVKILSSLRQQQDGTSAPEVQSKSAQSASPNSNYMSMNTTGREMSSANVSNFRGSMGNSLIRPNSSTSSKFSSVSYPQMKPKSPHNSGMVNLSDRSRYGIADMTNSSADLETSSMLNDSSSDEELNEMDSENGLNSMDHQTSGMSAEQLMGSDGNKLLETKGIPFRRYMNRFQCPFCPFLTMHRRSISRHIENIHLSGKTAVYKCDECPFTCKSSLKLGAHKQCHTGTTSDWDTMNSQAESIASSLNDSTVSYESGNINGRKSAGMMEPVQPQPQQQQPQQQQQQQQQQQQQQQQSPQPHSQHPYKCTLCNYSTTTLKGLRVHQQHKHSFCDNLPKYDGPPSNTPQESEADAHPSASTVKKSQTSILGLSSKNNFVAKAPRKVSNDFPLDLSPVKKRTRIDEIASNLQSKISQNKQQEDAVINVEDDEEEEEDNEVEIEVELDREEEQTEPMIEVSSSYAPQQMWGREANDSQKEASFRSMQHDYNSTNGAEIELTLSEDEEDYYSAVSMKDHQSPNASVLGSQSNMYGTDQNNENSEFSDSGRLYYCKHCDFSNKSARSVSTHYQRMHPYIKFSFRYILDPNDHSAVYRCLECYIDYTNFEDLQQHYGEHHPEAMNVLNFDHSDLIYRCRFCSYTSPNVRSLMPHYQRMHPTVKINNAMIFSSYVVEQQEGLNTESQTLREILNSAPKTMATSTPVARGTGVPAGFNKSATKSFSPECENQKEPSVNTVVVYDCDVCSFASPNMHSVLVHYQKKHPEEKASYFRIQKTMRVVSVDRGSALAQMSFELGAPISPKLSGLASQPPPPPPPPPELSTELYYCKHCSYSNRSVVGVLVHYQKRHPEIKVTAKYIRQAPPTAAMMRAGELPPGIQRPPVSMQQLGRGGSETSVNPPENEMFFCQHCDYGNRTVKGVLIHYQKKHRDFKANADVIRQHTATIRSLCDRGQKKSAGSLPAHTSGTERDKSKLRALKCRQCSYTSPYFYALRKHIKKDHPNLKATVTSILRWAFLDGLIEAGYHCEWCIYSHTEPSGLLVHYQRRHPEHYVDYTYMATKLWAGPDPSPPALVMPTEMKTYKCRDCIFEASSIWDITNHYQAFHPWAMNGDESVLLDIIKEKDTAEKTMPQPDEGGVRMDSEDQIAAPQMDQDAECAEDPSLSHEKTVQLASANPAISSTPYQCTVCQSEYNNLHGLLTHYGKKHPGMKVKAADFAQDIDINPGAVYKCRHCPYINTRIHGVLTHYQKRHPSVKVTAEDFVHDVEQSTDIAQNDVEETSRIFKQGYGAYRCKLCPYTHGTLEKLKIHYEKYHNQPEFDVFAQSPPKVSASVEPDMVTEIKASPEIAAEDVGEVSMPAPHFSSSHLVSHTVFRCQLCKYFCSTRKGIARHYRIKHNNVRAQPEGKNNLFKCALCSYTNPIRKGLAAHYQKRHDIDAYYTHCLAASRTVSDKPNKVIIPSPPKDDTPQLSEELRRAVEKKKCSLCSFQSFSKKGIVSHYMKRHPGVFPKKQHASKLGGYFTAVYADEHEKPAPAEERNDFEKPEVEAEAQEIEWLPFRCIKCFKLSFSTAELLCMHYTDHHSKDLKRDFSILGSGTRSQSPVYQCKHCDTKLHSTAELTAHLNGHNEEFQKRAKRQERRKQLLSKQKYADGAFADFKQERAFGHLEDVSKLKERKVVGYKCKFCVEVHPTLRAICNHLRKHVQYGNVSSVSATVKQEAEDPSNTTLMEGFEGAKDPGMVEFAEAEYGASLEDEARPGGYHCSQCDRVLMSMQGLRSHERSHLALAMFAREDKYSCQYCSFVSAFRHNLDRHMQTHHGHHKPFRCKLCPFKSSYNSRLKTHILKAHAGEHAYKCSSCSFSTMTISQLKEHSLKVHGKALTLPRPRIVNLAASHAHHTSKNHTPAEEVEDSNDSSYSEPPDVQQQLNHYQSAALARNNNNISPIPLSGSAAGVEKAEAILNCEFCEFSSGYIQSIRRHYRDKHGGKKLFKCKDCSFYTGFKSAFTMHVEAGHSAVPEEGPKDLRCPLCLYHTKYKRNMIDHIVLHREERVVPIEVCRSKLSKYLQGVVFRCDKCTFTCSSDESLQQHIEKHNELKPYKCQLCYYETKHTEELDAHLRDEHKVSRNFELVGRVNLDQLEQMKGKTESSSSDEEEKEEELSPKAQERDPMMFPDSSAPEKRFPCEFCGRSFTEGSEWERHVLRHGMALNESKHRSGEDSQPKEDVEEMASTLPEEKEGIETMVVDYSHGGEPADSMVAADQPLLDTAEAKSE from the exons ATGGAGGTCCTGCAGTGTGATGGCTGCGATTTTCGAGCTCCATCTTACGAAGACCTAAAAGCTCACATTCAGGATGTTCACACTGCTTTTCTGCAGCCAACTGATGTGTCTGAGGAGAGTCCTAACCAGCCACGGTCTGGTTCCATCAATGCTAGCAACCAGACTGAagttgaattttcttctgtaaaggATGAATTCGCAATTGCAGATGACATAGCAG TGCAGGAACCCTGCAAGGAGCTGCCGGCAGAGGTGGTGGAGCGGAGCATTTTGGAGTCGATGGTCAAGCCCCTGACCAAGTCTAGGGGAAACTTTTGCTGTGAATGGTGCAGCTACCAGACACCTCGGAGGGAGCGCTGGTGTGACCACATGATGAAGAAGCACCGCAGCATGGTGAAAATCCTGTCGagcctgaggcagcagcaggacgGAACCAGCGCACCCGAGGTGCAGAGTAAGAGTGCTCAGAGTGCCTCTCCAAACTCGAATTACATGTCCATGAACACAACAGGACGTGAGATGTCGAGTGCTAATGTCTCAAACTTCAGGGGATCTATGGGCAATTCACTTATCAGGCCCAACTCTTCTACATCTTCaaagttttcttctgtgtcttACCCTCAAATGAAGCCTAAGTCACCTCACAACTCGGGCATGGTTAATTTGTCTGACAGATCCCGCTATGGAATTGCTGATATGACGAATTCTTCTGCTGACCTGGAAACAAGCAGTATGCTAAATGACTCCAGCTCAGATGAAGAGCTAAATGAAATGGACAGCGAGAATGGCTTAAACTCCATGGATCACCAGACCTCAGGaatgtctgcagagcagctgatgggATCTGATGGCAACAAACTATTGGAAACAAAGGGAATTCCCTTCAGAAGATACATGAACAGGTTCCAGTGTCCTTTCTGCCCTTTCCTGACGATGCACCGCCGAAGTATTTCCCGTCACATCGAGAACATCCACCTGTCTGGGAAGACAGCTGTGTACAAGTGTGACGAGTGCCCCTTCACCTGCAAGAGTTCTCTGAAGCTCGGTGCCCACAAGCAGTGTCACACAGGAACAACATCCGACTGGGACACCATGAACTCCCAGGCTGAGAGCATTGCCTCGTCCCTGAACGACAGCACGGTGTCTTACGAGAGTGGGAATATCAATGGCAGGAAGTCAGCTGGGATGATGGAACCTGTGCAGCCGCAGCCGCAGCAGCAGCAACcgcaacagcagcagcaacagcagcagcagcagcagcagcagcagcagcaatcacCCCAGCCCCATTCACAGCATCCTTACAAGTGCACGTTGTGCAACTATTCCACCACCACTTTGAAAGGCCTCAGAGTTCATCAGCAGCACAAGCATTCATTCTGTGACAACTTGCCAAAATACGATGGGCCGCCATCAAACACACCGCAGGAGAGCGAGGCAGATGCTcacccctctgccagcaccGTGAAGAAGAGCCAGACCTCCATCCTTGGGCTCTCATCTAAAAATAACTTCGTTGCAAAAGCCCCTAGGAAGGTCTCAAATGACTTCCCTTTAGATCTCTCTCCCGTGAAAAAGAGAACTAGAATTGATGAAATAGCGAGCAACCTGCAGAGCAAGATCagccaaaacaaacagcaggagGATGCTGTGATTAATGTAGAGGatgatgaggaagaggaagaggacaATGAGGTGGAGATAGAGGTGGAGTTAGACAGAGAAGAAGAGCAAACAGAACCAATGATAGAGGTTTCCAGTTCTTACGCACCCCAGCAAATGTGGGGCAGAGAGGCTAATGATTCCCAGAAGGAGGCGAGCTTCAGGAGCATGCAGCACGACTACAATTCCACCAACGGGGCGGAGATTGAGCTCACTTTGtctgaggatgaggaggacTACTACTCCGCTGTCAGCATGAAGGACCATCAGAGCCCTAATGCCTCTGTTCTGGGCAGCCAGTCCAACATGTACGGTACCGACCAGAACAACGAGAATTCGGAGTTCAGTGACTCTGGCAGGCTTTATTATTGTAAACACTGTGATTTCAGCAACAAATCTGCCAGAAGTGTTAGCACCCACTACCAGCGAATGCATCCCTACATTAAATTCAGCTTTAGGTACATCCTGGATCCCAATGATCACAGTGCAGTGTATCGGTGTCTGGAGTGCTACATTGACTACACGAATTTTGAAGACCTGCAGCAGCATTATGGAGAGCATCATCCCGAAGCTATGAATGTACTGAACTTTGATCATTCCGATCTGATCTACCGCTGCCGCTTCTGCTCTTACACAAGCCCAAATGTTAGAAGCCTGATGCCACATTACCAAAGAATGCATCCCACAGTGAAAATTAACAATGCAATGATATTTTCAAGCTATGTCGTTGAGCAGCAAGAAGGGCTGAACACAGAGTCTCAGACGCTGAGAGAGATCTTGAATTCTGCTCCAAAAACTATGGCAACCTCCACCCCTGTGGCTCGCGGGACCGGTGTGCCAGCTGGTTTTAACAAAAGTGCCACCAAGAGTTTCAGTCCTGAATGTGAAAATCAGAAGGAACCTTCAGTCAACACTGTGGTTGTTTATGACTGTGATGTGTGTTCATTTGCAAGCCCTAACATGCATTCAGTTTTGGTGCACTACCAGAAAAAGCACCCCGAAGAAAAGGCCTCGTATTTCAGAATCCAGAAGACCATGCGTGTAGTCTCTGTTGACAGGGGCTCTGCCCTCGCTCAAATGTCGTTTGAGCTGGGGGCTCCCATCTCCCCAAAACTCTCCGGCTTGGCTTCCCAGCCACCTCCtcccccaccaccacccccagAGCTCTCCACTGAGCTCTACTACTGCAAGCACTGTTCCTACAGCAACCGCTCCGTCGTGGGGGTGCTCGTCCACTACCAAAAGAGGCACCCAGAGATCAAGGTCACAGCCAAGTACATCAGGCAGGCCCCGCCGACCGCGGCCATGATGCGGGCAGGGGAGCTGCCACCTGGCATCCAGAGGCCACCAGTGTCCATGCAGCAGCTGGGCCGTGGCGGGTCCGAGACCTCCGTGAACCCTCCCGAGAACGAAATGTTCTTCTGCCAGCACTGTGATTACGGGAACCGGACCGTCAAGGGCGTGCTGATCCACTATCAGAAGAAGCATCGCGACTTCAAAGCCAACGCGGATGTGATCCGGCAGCACACGGCCACCATCAGGAGCCTTTGTGACCGTGGCCAGAAGAAATCAGCTGGCAGCCTGCCCGCCCACACCTCCGGCACCGAGCGGGACAAGTCCAAGCTGAGAGCCCTCAAGTGCAGGCAATGCAGCTACACATCCCCTTACTTCTATGCATTGAGGAAGCATATTAAGAAAGACCACCCGAATCTGAAGGCCACGGTGACATCCATTCTGAGGTGGGCGTTTCTGGATGGCTTGATAGAAGCTGGTTATCACTGTGAATGGTGCATTTATTCACACACAGAGCCGAGTGGCTTGCTTGTGCATTACCAAAGGAGACATCCTGAGCATTATGTTGATTATACCTACATGGCAACCAAACTCTGGGCAGGTCCCgatccttcccctcctgccctggtgATGCCAACGGAGATGAAGACCTATAAGTGCAGAGACTGCATTTTTGAAGCATCTTCTATTTGGGATATTACTAATCACTACCAAGCATTTCACCCCTGGGCCATGAATGGAGATGAATCTGTGTTGTTAGATATCATTAAGGAGAAGGATACTGCTGAGAAAACCATGCCACAGCCTGATGAAGGTGGGGTCAGGATGGATTCCGAAGACCAGATAGCAGCACCACAGATGGATCAGGATGCAGAGTGTGCAGAGGatcccagcctttcccatgAAAAAACTGTCCAGCTGGCTTCCGCAAATCCCGCCATCTCCTCCACTCCATACCAGTGTACAGTGTGCCAGTCTGAGTACAACAACCTACATGGCCTCCTGACGCATTATGGCAAAAAGCATCCTGGCATGAAAGTGAAGGCAGCAGACTTTGCTCAGGACATAGACATTAACCCAGGGGCCGTGTATAAGTGCAGACACTGCCCATACATTAACACACGCATTCACGGCGTCCTCACGCACTACCAGAAGCGGCACCCGTCAGTCAAAGTCACCGCTGAGGACTTTGTGCATGACGTGGAGCAGTCGACTGACATTGCTCAGAACGACGTGGAAGAGACTAGCAGGATTTTCAAGCAGGGCTATGGTGCTTACCGGTGCAAACTCTGCCCCTACACCCACGGAACCCTTGAGAAGCTGAAAATCCACTATGAGAAGTACCACAATCAACCCGAGTTTGATGTTTTTGCCCAGTCACCACCAAAGGTGTCTGCCTCAGTGGAGCCAGACATGGTGACTGAAATCAAGGCCTCCCCAGAAATTGCTGCTGAGGATGTTGGAGAGGTCTCCATGCCAGCGCCTCATTTCTCCAGTTCTCACTTAGTGTCTCACACAGTTTTCCGGTGTCAgctctgtaaatatttctgctccACTCGGAAGGGGATAGCAAGACACTACCGCATCAAGCATAACAACGTTCGGGCGCAGCCAGAGGGCAAGAACAACCTCTTCAAGTGTGCTCTGTGCTCCTACACCAACCCCATCCGCAAAGGGCTTGCAGCACACTACCAGAAAAGACACGACATCGATGCCTACTACACTCACTGCCTGGCAGCCTCCAGGACAGTAAGCGACAAACCCAATAAAGTGATCATTCCATCTCCTCCCAAGGATGACACTCCTCAGCTCAGCGAGGAGCTCAGGAGGGCTGTAGAGAAGAAGAAGTGCTCGCTCTGTTCCTTCCAGTCCTTCAGCAAGAAGGGCATCGTGTCCCACTACATGAAGCGTCACCCTGGTGTTTTCCCTAAGAAGCAGCATGCCAGCAAGCTGGGGGGATATTTCACTGCTGTGTATGCTGATGAGCACGAAAAACCAGCTCCAGCCGAGGAGAGGAACGACTTTGAGAAGCCCGAGGTGGAGGCTGAGGCTCAGGAAATTGAGTGGCTTCCCTTCAGGTGCATTAAATGTTTCAAGCTGtccttcagcacagcagagctgctgtgcatgCATTACACCGACCACCACAGCAAGGATTTGAAGAGGGACTTTTCCATACTTGGAAGTGGCACCCGCTCTCAGAGCCCTGTCTACCAGTGCAAACACTGTGATACAAAATTGCATAGCACGGCAGAGCTGACTGCACACTTGAATGGTCACAATGAGGAATTCCAGAAGCGTGCCAAACGtcaggagagaaggaagcagcTTTTGAGCAAGCAGAAATATGCAGATGGTGCTTTTGCAGATTTCAAACAAGAGAGG GCCTTTGGACACTTGGAAGATGTTTCGAAACTGAAGGAGAGGAAGGTGGTTGGCtacaaatgcaaattttgtgTGGAAGTCCATCCAACACTTCGAGCCATCTGTAATCACCTCCGCAAGCATGTCCAGTATGGGAATGTCTCTTCTGTGTCAGCCACTGTAAAG CAGGAAGCTGAAGATCCTTCAAACACAACTTTGATGGAGGGTTTTGAGGGAGCCAAAGACCCTGGCATGGTGGAATTTGCAGAAGCTGAATATGGAGCATCCCTGGAAGATGAAGCCAGGCCTGGGGGCTACCACTGCAGCCAGTGTGACCGGGTTTTGATGTCTATGCAGGGTCTGCGATCCCACGAGAGGAGTCACTTGGCTCTGGCCATGTTTGCCCGGGAAGACAAGTACAGCTGCCAGTATTGCTCCTTTGTCTCTGCTTTCAGGCACAA CCTGGACCGCCACATGCAGACCCACCACGGACACCACAAGCCGTTCCGCTGCAAGCTCTGCCCCTTCAAGTCCTCCTACAACAGCCGCCTGAAAACCCATATCCTCAAGGCTCACGCTG GTGAACATGCCTACAAATGTTCCTCCTGCTCATTTTCCACCATGACAATCAGCCAGCTGAAAGAGCACTCCTTGAAAGTGCATGGGAAAGCACTGACACTACCAAGACCCCGCATTGTCAACCTTGCAGCCTCACACGCCCACCACACCTCCAAGAACCACACTCCTGCTGAAGAAGTGGAGGACTCTAATG ACTCTTCATACTCGGAGCCTCCTGATGTTCAGCAGCAGTTGAACCACTACCAGTCTGCAGCTTTGGCcaggaacaacaacaacatcaGCCCAATCCCACTTTCTGGGAGTGCTGCAGGAGTGGAAAAAGCGGAAGCCATCCTTAACTGTGAATTTTGCGAGTTCTCTTCGGGTTACATACAGAGCATCCGGCGCCACTACCGCGACAAGCACGGAGGGAAAAAGCTCTTCAAGTGCAAAGATTGTTCCTTTTATACAGGCTTTAA ATCTGCTTTTACTATGCACGTGGAGGCCGGGCATTCGGCAGTCCCCGAGGAAGGACCCAAAGACCTTCGCTGCCCTCTTTGTCTCTACCACACCAAATACAAACGCAACATGATTGACCACATAGTTCTGCACAGAG AGGAGAGGGTCGTTCCCATTGAAGTCTGCCGTTCCAAGCTGTCCAAGTACCTGCAGGGAGTCGTGTTCCGCTGTGACAAGTGTACCTTTACCTGCTCCAGTGACGAGAGCTTGCAGCAGCACATAGAGAAGCACAA